GCACTCGTTGTATGTTATTTGCTAAGGACGGCCGGCCGGTAGCTTCTCATCAAATGGAGCATGAACAATTTTTCCCGAATCCCGGCTGGGTCGAACATGACGCAATGGAAATTTGGAGCAGGACTCAAGACGTTATCAGACAAGCATTAATCAAGGGCAATATTTCACCTGAAGAAATTGCAGCAGTCGGAATCACTAATCAGCGCGAAACTACAGTTGTATGGGAAAAATCAACCGGCAGACCCATTTATCACGCAATTGTATGGCAGTGCACGAGGACTCAAGATTTTTGCGCAGAATGGCTGAAAAAACCGGGCTGGGGTCAGAACGAGAAAGGCGAAGGCAAAGTAAAAGAAATCACCGGACTTCTTATAAATCCATATTTTTCCGGCACAAAAATTCGCTGGATTCTCGACAACGTACCCGGCGCGCGCGAGAAAGCAGAAAAAGGCGAGTTATTATTTGGCAACACTGATACGTGGCTGATTTGGAATTTAACCGGCGGTGTCAATGGCGGCGTTCATGTAACAGACGTATCTAACGCTTCAAGAACTCTATTAATGAACATCGAGACTCTTAAATGGGACGAGACAATGTTAAAAGAGTTACAGATCCCCGAGTCAATGCTTCCTAAAATTATGCCGTCAAGTGCAGTTTATGGCAAAACAACAGCGTCAGGACCGTTCGGCGCAGAAATTCCTGTAGCTGGCGATTTAGGAGACCAGCAGGCAGCTTTATTCGGCCAGGCATGTTTGAGCGAGGGAGAAGCAAAGAATACTTACGGCACAGGCTGCTTTATGCTCATGAACATTGGAGATAAGCCGATTCCTTCCAAAAATGGACTCTTGACAACAGCGTTTTATTCACGTGAGCCGGGAAAATGTTATTACGCTCTTGAAGGTTCTATTGCGATTGCTGGTGCTGCGATTCAATGGCTGCGTGATAATTTGCGTCTCGTTGATGATGCACCCGTAACAGAATATTTTGCGGGCAAAGTCAAAGACTCAGGCGGAATTTATTTCGTTCCTGCATTCTCAGGACTCTTCGCGCCTTATTGGGACATGACAGCAAGAGGAGCTATTGTCGGCCTGACTCGTTATATCCGCAAAGAACACATTATACGCGCAACACTTGAGAGTCTCTGCTATCAGACTAGAGACGTTATCGAAGCAATGGAGAAGGACTCCGGCAAAAAATTAACGGCCCTCAAAGTCGATGGCGGTGCAGTTGTAAATAATTTATTGATGCAATTGCAAGCTGATATTCTCGGTGCTGAAGTTGTTAGACCGGTCGTAAATGAGACTACAGCACTTGGCGCAGCTTATGCAGCAGGACTCGCAGTCGGATTCTGGAAAGATGAAGGCGATATTCGCGCAAACTGGGCAGAAGATCACAAGTTCACGCCCGAACTCGCAGCAGATGAGCGCGAAAAGGCTTATGCAGGCTGGAAGAAAGCTATCGAGAAATCACGCGCTTGGACAGACTAATAAATATTTTGACTCAATAACGGCAGCTCCATTAACGGGGCTGTCATTTTTTAGTGAGGGGGAATAAATTTCATGAATTATGACGTGATTATAATTGGCTCAGGCATTACAGGAGCTTCAATCGCGCGGGAACTCTCGAAATATAAATTAAATATTGCTGTACTCGATAAAGCTTCAGAACTTCCCGCAGGTGCAAGCAGGGCAAATTCTTCAATGATTCACGGAGGTTTTGACGATGAGCCCGGCACAATTAAAGCAAAATTCTGCGTTCCAGGTAATAAATTATGGCACAAGCTCAAAGACGAATTAGACGTACATTTGGATGAATGCGGGTCGTTCGTGTGTGCATTCAATGACTCTGAAGTCAAGCACCTGGAAAAATTATTAGATCAGGGCATTAAAAACGGTGTTCCCGGACTTGAAATAATTTCAGGCGATAAATTACGTGAACGCGAACCAAATACGAATCCAGAAATAGTAGCGGCTTTATGGTCTCCTGAAGCAGGAATAATAAACAATTTCGAGGCCGTCAACGCAATGATAGAAAGCGCAAAAATTAACGGTGCTAAATTATTTCTTGAGACTCTTGCGACGGGCTTAATACTCGATGAATCGCAAAATATTAAAGGCGTTCACACAAATAAAGGCGATTTCTTTGCTCCTGTTGTAATAAATGCGGGCGGAGTTCATTCGGGCGAGATTGCAGAATGGGCCGGAGATAAAAGTTTTAAGATTATCCCGACAAAAGGCGAATATTATTTGCTTGACCGCACAACCGGAAATTTTGTAACGAGCTTCTTATTTTCTTGTCCGTCAAAGGCAGGCAAGGGCATAACAGTTTTACGCACAGCAGAAGGGAATCTAATGGCAGGCCCTACAGCAACGGAACAGCAAGACCCCGAAGACAGAGCTACAACGCCCGAAGGTCTCGCAGAAGTTCTCAAGGGTGCGCGCCGACTCGTTCCTAATTTCCCCGTGAACATGAACATAACAACTTTTGCAGGAGTAAGAGCTAATACAGAGTCAGGAGATTTCGAGATTAAAGCATTGAAGACTCCGCGCGGTTTTGTGAATGCTGCCGGTATCAAATCGCCCGGTTTTACTTCGTCGCCTGCAATCGCTGTTTATATTGCTGATTTACTCAAGGAAGAACTATCAGACAGAATTAAATTAATCCCTAACGAAAAATTTATACCTGAACGCCGTAATATTCCGAGATTCTTATATTTGGACATGGACACAAGAAAGAAATTAGCGCAGGAAAATCCATCATACGCTCAAATAGTTTGCAGGTGCGAGACAGTTACAGAAGGTCAGGTAATCGAGGCAATCAAACGCGGTGCAAGAACTATTACAGCCGTTAAAATGATGACTCGTGCAGGGACGGGACGCTGTCAGGGCGGTTTTTGCTGTCCTAGAGTCGCAGAAATTTTGTCGCGCGAATTAAATATCCCCTTGGACGAAATAACAAGGCACGGCGGAGAGTCCAAATTATTAGCTGGTAAAACTAAAGAATTTTTGCTCAACAAGGAGGCCGGCACTAATGAATAATAATATTGACGTGCTTATAATCGGAGCTGGCCCTGCCGGAGTCGCTGCTGGTATCGGCGCAAAGCAGGAAGGCGCAAAAAATGTCGTTGTAATTGAACGTGATTGGGACTTGGGCGGAATCTTGCAGCAATGCATACACCCCGGATTCGGTCTGCGAACGTTCAAAGAAGAATTAACCGGCCCTGAATACATGCATAGATTCATAAAGCAGGCTCATGAAATCGGCGTAGAGTTCCGTACAAATACTATGGTATTCCAAATCGACAAAGACTCAAATACCGTTTGGACAATGAACAAAGAACGCGGAATCGAATCACTAAATCCGCGAGCAATAGTTTTGACAATGGGCTGTCGTGAGCGTCCATTAGGTGCAATAAGAATCCCCGGCACTCGTCCCGCAGGAATTTATACGGCTGGTACTGCTCAAAGATTCGTAAATATGGAAGGATTTATGCCGGGAAAACGCGCAGTTATTCTCGGTTCGGGTGATATAGGCTTGATAATGGCCCGCCGAATGATCTGGGAGGGTGCTGAGGTTGAAGGCGTTTATGAAGTAATGTCTTGGCCGGGCGGTTTGCGTCGTAATATTGCACAATGTCTCGACGATTACGGGATCCCGTTTCATTTAAGGACGACTGTTACAAAGATTCACGGGCAGGATAGACTCGAAGGCGTTACGGTCGCAGAAGTTGACGACAAAATGACTCCAATTAAGGGTACTGAAAGATTCATAGAGTGCGATACTTTATTGCTTGCGATAGGGTTAATCCCTGAAAATGAATTATCACGTATGGCCGGAATAGAGATTCACAAAGTTACGGGCGGACCTGTTGTAAATGATTTATTGCAGACTACGAACCCGGGAATCTTTGCCGCCGGAAATGTCGTAATAGTTTATGATTTAGTTGACAACGTAAGCGATGAAGGATTACTCGCCGGAAAAAGTGCCGCAAAATTCGCAGCAGGTAAAATTTCGAGTGATATTAAGCGTATACCAGTTAAAGGCGGGGAAAATGTTAGACTCTTTTCGCCTCAATTTGTTACGGGAGAGACTGACACGACAATTTTTATGCGGGTAACTCATCCGATTGAGCAGGCGTGCAAAGTTTTCGCAAGTAATGATTTATATTCGCAAAGATTGCGTTATGCGCGTCCCGGAGAAATGAACGAAGTAAAAATTAAGGCCGAACAGATAAAAGCGTTACCCGACCTGCAAGAAATTATTATAGACATTCAGCCGGTTTAAAGAGGTGATAAATTATGAGCGAAACAAGAAAATTTATTTGCGTGTCGTGTCCATTAGGCTGCGGGTTAAGCGTGAGTCTTGATGATTTCGGCGAAGTTGTAAAAGTTGAGGGTAATACATGCCCGCGCGGAGAAAGTTACGCAAGATCCGAAGTGAAAGATCCTAGACGCGTTTTTGCTTCTACAGTTAGAGTCAAGGGCGGAAAATTGCCGGTCTGCCCGATTAGAAGTAAGACTCCAGCTCCTAAGGGAAAATTATTTGATATAGCGCGTGAAGTAGCAAAACTTGATGTCGCAGCACCGTTGAAAATCGGCCAAGTCTTAATACACAATGTATGCGGGACTGATGTAGATATTGTTGCAAGCCGAGATTTAGCAGCTTTATAAATAGTGAGGGTTTGTCCCAAATTTTGTGTAATTAGAAAATTGAATACTTGCAAATACTGAACTTCAGATTCCATTTACACAAAAAATCTGACACTCCTAATAGTTTTAAGAGTCCGCCGCCTCGCCCCACCCGCCCACCCTGCTCGGCGGCGGAAAAATCATAGCTGAGACTCAAGCAATGTGATTAAATCCTTCACGTTATCGCGGGTAACTTTGACTCCGAAGCCCTGTGCTTGTAATTCCGGATATTGTGCGCCGTTGCAAATGACGTTAATAATAATATCTCCGACTTCTGCTTTGTAGTGGCTAGTTTCCAAATAATTATCATTGTTGAGAGTTATATTATTCAGGCTGCTAAAGTTGTAGAAGTCAGTTATTTGCGCAAGCCCTTCGAGAAATTCAAAATAGTTTTTGTCATTAACTGAGGCTCGATAAGTAACGTTGTGCATTGGATTCGTGAATATTACCAGCTCGATATTATTTTCCCGGCATAGATTCACAATTTCACGCAAGTCATTTAGAGTGCCGGATAAATTATATTTGCTGCCAAATGAAGGTTCAAGAGGAGATTTCTTCCAGTCAAATTTTGTTTCACGATTATAATCACTGTTCCAGCCATATTTATAAAATCGTTCGACAAATTTTTTTGATGGAGAATGCTTCAATATTCCCTCAAGCGCTTCAATATTCCTCGCTATATCTATATATAGTCTGCAAAAATGTATGAAATTATCACGCAAATATTCATACGGACATCTAAAATGTTGATGTATATGGTCATCTATCAATTCTGTATAAGAATAACTGTCAACACCTATAGATATTTTTTGAGGATATATGTTATGTGATAGAAAAGTTTTCAGATTGTCTAAATGTTCACGAGGTGTTCCCGCTGAATAAGTCATATTGTAAACTTTATAGTCCGAAATTTTATCCGTGTGAATATTTCCTACTCTTGAAGAGCCGAACATAAAGCTGTCAAATTTTTCCGGATTCGCTAGAATGTATTTCATCTTGACATAATTCTTGTTGGGTTCTATTCCGTTATCTCTGATATTATAAGCATGAAAGACGTTGAAAGGATCTATAATAATCGATATAACCACTTGTAAAATAAGCGAGTACAAAATAAATATTGAGACTTTAAGCAAAAATTTTTTCATGTGAGTCATCTCCTAAAACTGGAAATAAACAAATTCTGTAGTCTCAGCTGTCCTGAATAAAGTTAATACAGTCAGCAATACGAAATAAAATGCGTATCTAACTATAAAATTTTTCTGTGAGGTCATAAAGTTTATTACATCATGTTTTAAGCTGGCATAATCCCAGATAATTAATGCCATGACAGCAACTATTATTCGGAATTTCTTAAAATTAGATATGATTAAAACCTTATAGCCATTAATCGCAAAATATTCCCATAAATTATTTATCCCCGTGAAAAGATTCGAGAAAATATACAGCGCCTCACTGACATTATTTGCACGGAAAAATATCCACGCAAGACTCACAAATGTAAATGTCATCATAACCCGCAACGCCCTTAAACTTTTTGGACGCGTGAAAAAATTTTCTATCACCTGCGCAAGTCCGTGAACAGCTCCCCAAATTACAAATGTCCAGTTCGCACCGTGCCAGAGTCCCGAAATTATAAACGTAATCATCAAGTTCAAACAATGCCGGAATTTATTAACTCGATTCCCTCCCAGCGGTATATATACATAATCGCGAAACCATGTCGATAACGAAATATGCCACCGCGACCAAAATTCTTTAATGCTTGCTGAGAAATAAGGACTCCGAAAATTTTCCATTAGGTCAATATTCATCATCTTAGCACAGCCCCTCGCAATATCAGAATAACCGCTGAAATCGCAATAAATCTGAATCGTAAAGAATAAAGCCGCCAGAATCAGCGCAAATCCCTGATAGCTATGCACATGATTAAAGACTCTATCAGAATATGTTGCTAAAGTGTCTGCAATCGCTAATTTCTTGAAGAATCCCCACGTCATTAATTTTATCCCGTATGAGGCCTGCTCGTAATTGAAAACGTGTTTTGCTTTAATTTGAGGCAGTAAATTATTTGTGCGCTCGATAGGCCCTGCAACTAATTGCGGAAAAAATGAGATAAACGCCGCATAAATTCCAAAATTTTTTTCTGCCCCAGCCTCGCCCCTGTAAACGTCAATGACATAGCCCAGAGTCTGAAATGTATAAAACGATATTCCAACAGGTAATAATAATTTTAACGTCGCAGGATGTAATTTTATCGCAAATAAATCCATGAAGCTCACAAAACTTTGCGCGAAAAAATTATAATACTTGAACACAAACAAGACTCCCAGACATGCAATTAACGAGAAAACAAGAATAAATTTTTTTGCCGGCTGATTATCTCTGTAACGTTCGATTAAGAGTGCTGCAAAATATGATATTATCGTCGTAAATAAAATTAGCACAACATATTTTACATTCCAGCTCATATAGAAATAATAGCTAGAAATCAGAATCACAGGCCAGCGAAATTTATCCGGCAGTCCCCAATAAATAGCAAATACAATCGGAAAAAATATCCCGTACTGGAAAGAGTTAAATAACACCCTTCACACCCCCTGTGCTGTTGCAGGAGATTTGCTGCAAAAAATTTCGTGTAATTGATAAAGATTAGTTAAATTGTGTAAGAGAGCAGAGTCGTGCCGTTGTGCGTTGTGCGTTGTGCGTTGTGCGTGTCGAGTATACAAGCTCATTATTTAGATGTCAAGCTCCTTTACGAAAAATTTTTGCTTGATTCTAGCATTTATTTTGCGCAAAAAATACCCTCACGCACAGAAAAATTTTAATATGCGCCTTTACTCGATAATACCGCTAAAGGAGTCTTAAATAATATTGCAATGTCAAGCCACACAGACCAGTTATGAACGTAATAACAATTTATTTTGCGCCTAAATTCTGCGTCTAAATCACTTCTTCCGCTGACCTGCCATATGCCGGTTAAGCCCGGTTTTGCTGTATAAACTTTTTTGACGGTCAAATCATCACTGTAAACTAAATCAACATCAGATTTTATCAGCGGACGAGGCCCGACAAGACTCATTTCTCCCTTGAAAATATTAAATATCTGCGGGAGTTCGTCAATGCTCGTTTTTCGCAAAAATGCGCCGATTTTCGTAACTCTGGGGTCATCCTTCAGCTTTATTCCCTGTTTGTAGCTCGCAAAAACTTCCGGATCCTTAAATAATTTTTTCGTAATTTCCTCTGCGTTAGTGTGCATAGTGCGAAATTTGTACGTTATAAAATTTTTCCCCTTCCAGCCGACTCTCTCGCGGTTATAAAATATTGGCCCGCCGTCCTCTTTCTTGATTCTATAAGCTGCCCATAACATAACGGGAGTAAAGAATATCAGCGCGATTACTGCTCCGATATAGTCAATTATAGTTTTTATTACAACGTTGACGGGATTCAAGAGTCCCTGCGATGAAGAAATAACCGGCATTCCGTCAATGCTGCGAATCTTGGCCGAATAAGTCGTAAGCATGTACATATCAGGCACAAAT
The Synergistaceae bacterium genome window above contains:
- a CDS encoding FAD-dependent oxidoreductase; this translates as MNNNIDVLIIGAGPAGVAAGIGAKQEGAKNVVVIERDWDLGGILQQCIHPGFGLRTFKEELTGPEYMHRFIKQAHEIGVEFRTNTMVFQIDKDSNTVWTMNKERGIESLNPRAIVLTMGCRERPLGAIRIPGTRPAGIYTAGTAQRFVNMEGFMPGKRAVILGSGDIGLIMARRMIWEGAEVEGVYEVMSWPGGLRRNIAQCLDDYGIPFHLRTTVTKIHGQDRLEGVTVAEVDDKMTPIKGTERFIECDTLLLAIGLIPENELSRMAGIEIHKVTGGPVVNDLLQTTNPGIFAAGNVVIVYDLVDNVSDEGLLAGKSAAKFAAGKISSDIKRIPVKGGENVRLFSPQFVTGETDTTIFMRVTHPIEQACKVFASNDLYSQRLRYARPGEMNEVKIKAEQIKALPDLQEIIIDIQPV
- a CDS encoding DUF1667 domain-containing protein; this translates as MSETRKFICVSCPLGCGLSVSLDDFGEVVKVEGNTCPRGESYARSEVKDPRRVFASTVRVKGGKLPVCPIRSKTPAPKGKLFDIAREVAKLDVAAPLKIGQVLIHNVCGTDVDIVASRDLAAL
- a CDS encoding MBOAT family protein, whose product is MLFNSFQYGIFFPIVFAIYWGLPDKFRWPVILISSYYFYMSWNVKYVVLILFTTIISYFAALLIERYRDNQPAKKFILVFSLIACLGVLFVFKYYNFFAQSFVSFMDLFAIKLHPATLKLLLPVGISFYTFQTLGYVIDVYRGEAGAEKNFGIYAAFISFFPQLVAGPIERTNNLLPQIKAKHVFNYEQASYGIKLMTWGFFKKLAIADTLATYSDRVFNHVHSYQGFALILAALFFTIQIYCDFSGYSDIARGCAKMMNIDLMENFRSPYFSASIKEFWSRWHISLSTWFRDYVYIPLGGNRVNKFRHCLNLMITFIISGLWHGANWTFVIWGAVHGLAQVIENFFTRPKSLRALRVMMTFTFVSLAWIFFRANNVSEALYIFSNLFTGINNLWEYFAINGYKVLIISNFKKFRIIVAVMALIIWDYASLKHDVINFMTSQKNFIVRYAFYFVLLTVLTLFRTAETTEFVYFQF
- a CDS encoding NAD(P)/FAD-dependent oxidoreductase, which encodes MNYDVIIIGSGITGASIARELSKYKLNIAVLDKASELPAGASRANSSMIHGGFDDEPGTIKAKFCVPGNKLWHKLKDELDVHLDECGSFVCAFNDSEVKHLEKLLDQGIKNGVPGLEIISGDKLREREPNTNPEIVAALWSPEAGIINNFEAVNAMIESAKINGAKLFLETLATGLILDESQNIKGVHTNKGDFFAPVVINAGGVHSGEIAEWAGDKSFKIIPTKGEYYLLDRTTGNFVTSFLFSCPSKAGKGITVLRTAEGNLMAGPTATEQQDPEDRATTPEGLAEVLKGARRLVPNFPVNMNITTFAGVRANTESGDFEIKALKTPRGFVNAAGIKSPGFTSSPAIAVYIADLLKEELSDRIKLIPNEKFIPERRNIPRFLYLDMDTRKKLAQENPSYAQIVCRCETVTEGQVIEAIKRGARTITAVKMMTRAGTGRCQGGFCCPRVAEILSRELNIPLDEITRHGGESKLLAGKTKEFLLNKEAGTNE
- the glpK gene encoding glycerol kinase GlpK, which gives rise to MSEKKYVAAIDQGTTSTRCMLFAKDGRPVASHQMEHEQFFPNPGWVEHDAMEIWSRTQDVIRQALIKGNISPEEIAAVGITNQRETTVVWEKSTGRPIYHAIVWQCTRTQDFCAEWLKKPGWGQNEKGEGKVKEITGLLINPYFSGTKIRWILDNVPGAREKAEKGELLFGNTDTWLIWNLTGGVNGGVHVTDVSNASRTLLMNIETLKWDETMLKELQIPESMLPKIMPSSAVYGKTTASGPFGAEIPVAGDLGDQQAALFGQACLSEGEAKNTYGTGCFMLMNIGDKPIPSKNGLLTTAFYSREPGKCYYALEGSIAIAGAAIQWLRDNLRLVDDAPVTEYFAGKVKDSGGIYFVPAFSGLFAPYWDMTARGAIVGLTRYIRKEHIIRATLESLCYQTRDVIEAMEKDSGKKLTALKVDGGAVVNNLLMQLQADILGAEVVRPVVNETTALGAAYAAGLAVGFWKDEGDIRANWAEDHKFTPELAADEREKAYAGWKKAIEKSRAWTD